In Ailuropoda melanoleuca isolate Jingjing chromosome 7, ASM200744v2, whole genome shotgun sequence, one genomic interval encodes:
- the PLPP7 gene encoding inactive phospholipid phosphatase 7 isoform X4, producing the protein MGPMWKAGLPLHSRDDTWPLSCPLPGSSRSPRCWGSPSFHPPCWAHVDPLGPPSMATILGTGRQRSQVQQTLHSGKGVGGPLRAAVLEEDPGAHHSTSCLYDLDFSRDLGKVESHALLLDIMTVAGVQKLIKRRGPFESSPSLLDHLTMDVYAFPAGHASRAAMVSKFFLSHLVLAVPLRVLLVLWAFCVGLSRVMIGRHHITDVVSGFIIGYFQFRLVELVWMSSNTCQMLISAW; encoded by the exons ATGGGACCCATGTGGAAGGCAGGGCTTCCCCTCCACTCACGGGATGACACCTggcccctctcctgcccactTCCAGGCTCCTCCAGATCCCCAAGATGCTGGGGGAGCCCCAGCTTCCACCCTCCATGCTGGGCCCATGTGGATCCCCTCGGCCCTCCCAGCATGGCCACCATTTTGGGCACAGGCAGGCAGAGGTCTCAGGTTCAGCAAACACTGCACTCCGGAAAGGGTGTAGGTGGGCCACTGAGAGCTGCGGTCCTGGAGGAAG accctggcGCCCACCAttccacttcctgtctctatgaccTTGACTTCTCTAGGGACCTCGGAAAAGTGGAATCACacg ctctgctcctggACATCATGACGGTGGCCGGCGTCCAGAAGCTCATCAAGAGACGTGGCCCGTTCGAGTCGAGCCCCAGCCTCCTGGACCACCTCACCATGGACGTCTACGCCTTCCCCGCCGGGCACGCCAGCCGCGCGGCCATGGTGTCCAAGTTCTTCCTCAGCCACCTGGTGCTGGCGGTGCCCCTGCGCGTCCTGCTGGTGCTCTGGGCCTTCTGCGTGGGCTTGTCTCGCGTGATGATCGGCCGCCACCACATCACCGACGTCGTCTCGGGCTTCATCATCGGCTACTTCCAGTTCCGCCTGGTGGAGCTGGTCTGGATGTCCTCCAACACCTGCCAGATGCTCATCTCCGCCTGGTGA